In the genome of Candidatus Eisenbacteria bacterium, the window TAGACGCCGTTCAGGTTCTCGCCGGGGATGCCCAGGAACCAGGGGAGGCCCGCTCCGGAGCCGACGAAGATGGCGTCGAATTCCTCGAGCAGGCTGTCGATTGTGCGGGTCTTGCCGACCACGTAGTCGTAATGGATCTCCACGCCGAGCCGTTTCACGTATTCCATCTCCCGCTGCACGATCCTCTTGGGGAGGCGGAACTCGGGGATGCCGTAGATCAGCACGCCGCCCGGGGCGTGCAGCGCCTCGTACATCACGACCTCGTGGCCGAGCGCGGCGAGGTCCGCGGCGACGGTGATCCCCGCCGGACCGGCGCCGACCACCGCCACTTTCTTGCCGGTCGGCTTCGCCTTCGCCGGCGTTTTTACGTCGCCCGCCGACGCTTCCCAATCGGCCACGAAACGCTCGAGCCGCCCGATGGAGACCGGCTCGTGCTTCTTCCCCAGGATGCACAGCTTCTCGCACTGGTCCTCCTGGGGACAGACGCGCCCGCAAACGGCGGGGAGGGCGTTCTTGCTCTTCAACGACTCCACCGCTCCCTCGAAATCCCTCTCGGCGAGGCGGCCGATGAAGCTCGGGATAGGCACTTCCACGGGGCACCCGGCTACGCAGGGCGGTTTTTTGCACTGGAGGCAGCGCTGCGCCTCCAAAACGGCGGTCTCCATCTCGAACCCGAGGGCCACCTCGTCGAAGTTGCGGATCCGCTCCTCCGGCGTCTGCTTGGGCATATCGAACCGCTCGGGAATGATCTTCTTCGGTTTCTTCTCTTCAGCCATCGATCAACCCTTCCCCCCGGGGCCGGTCACGACCGGGAACAGCAGCCGCCGTGGTGGACGGTGCCCACGTCGCTCTTGCGCAGCGGCGCCGTTTCTTCCTCGTTGTAGGTTTTCCTTCTCGCCAGGAACTCATCCCAGTCGATCAGGTGGCCGTCGAAATCGGGTCCGTCCACGCAGGCGAACTTGATCTCCCCGCCCACGCTCAGCCGGCAGACGCCGCACATTCCGGTCCCGTCGATCATGATCGGGTTCATGCTGACCACGGTTTTCAGACCCAGCGGCCGGGTGATGTCGGAAACCCTCTTCATCAGGAAGGTGCATCCGTTCACGATCACGCGGTCCGGCCGGATCTCCTCCCGGCCGAGCAGTTCCGTAATGTTTTCCACGTGTCCCTTCGCGCCGTGCGTGCCGTCCCGCGTGATGGTGAAGACGCCGTCCACCAGTTTTTTGTACCGGTCTTGCCAGTAGAGCAGATAGGTGGAACGCGCCTCGGAGACCATGAAGACGCGGTTTCCCGCTTCCTTGAGGGTTCGCGCGATCGGATAGAGGCTGCCGATGCCGAAGCATCCGCCCACCAGAAGCACGGTTCCGTAGTTCTCGACCTCCGTCGCTTCGCCGAGGGGGCCCACGTAGGTGGGGATCGTGTCGCCGGCGCGGAGAAGGGCGAGCTTCGACGTGGATTCTCCCACCTCCTGGAAGAAGGAGGTGAGCGCGCCGCTTTCGGCGTCGAAATCGGAAACCGAGAGCGGGATCCGCTCCCCCTTGTCGTTCGGGCGGACGATGATGAACTGGCCGGGCTGAATCGAACGGGCCACATCCGGCGCTTCCACGACCAGCTCGTGGATGTTCGGTACGATCATGCGTCGCTCGATTACTTTATAGGACATCCTTAGTCACCTCGACGGGGCAGGGATTCACGTTCAGTCGATAGAGGTCGGCCAGCCCCTTGCGGTCCGCCAAGCCCCCGACCGATTCGGGCACGTAGAGATAAACGACCCCCCGCGGCAGCTCCGGCTCGATGCGGGCCGGAGCGGTTCCGGCGGCGTCCCCCGCCCGGACCCGAACCCGGTCCCCCTCCTTCACTCCCAAATTTTCCGCGTCTTCGGCGCTCAGGAAGAAGCCGTTTTCCGGCTGGAGCACGGCGAGTCCTTCCACCCGGGCGGTGAGGCCGGTCCCGCGGTGGGTGTAGCCGTTCGGCCGGAGGACGAGCAGGAAGTCTTTTGCGCCGCGCTCCGCCGCTCGGGCTCCGCCGCCGTTCTTCCCGAGCCCCTCGGGGAAGCGGAGCGTACGGACCGCGCGGTCCTCATGGCCCGGCTCGGGGAAGCCGTCCACCACGCCGGCGATCTCGCGGCGCACCTCCTCCGCCGACTCCCAGTCGAAACCGGCGGCGCCGAGGGCGCGGGCGACCCGGCCGAGGATCCACCAGTCCGGGCGGACCCTTCCGAACTGCACGCTGTCCGGAAGCTCCTCGATTCGCGGCGCCGCCTGCACGCGCCCCTCCACGTTCGTCAACGTCCCCTCCGACTCGGCGAATCCGGCGGCGGGGAGAAAAAGATCGCAGGGGAAATCGGGCTCGAAGATGTCCTGCACGATCAGGAAATCGCAATCGGGGCGCTCGAATCCGGGGTGGGCGCCGACGAGCCAGATCACCTCGGGACGAACGGCGCCGGAACGGATCTCCTCCAGCCGGACGCCGGTGTCGGCGGGAAGATCGACGCTCCAGGCTTTCGCGATCTTCGCCGCCCCCTGGGAATCGCCGGCGGCGACCGGTCCGGGGAGCAGTTCCGGGAAGACGCCCATCTCCAGGGCGCCGCGCGTGTTGGCGCCGGTGTAGAGCGGGATGAGCGAGACGTTCTCCCGCTCCAGGAGCGTCTCGAGTCCGGCGATCAGATCGCCCGTCGCGGAATAGCGGAACATGGCGGGGCCTACGATCACGGTCAGATCCTCGCCTGAGCCGAGAATCTCCGCCGCGCGGTCGACGTCGGCTGGGTCGGCGCCGGCCGGCTTCGCGGCCGCCTTGCGCTCCTTCCCCTCTCCCGAGGCGAGGGCCTTCACTAAAGTCCCCTCCGTTCCCGGCTCGGTCCGCAGCCAGAGATCGGCGTAGCGGGCGAGGTTCGATTCCCGGGGACCGATGGTGACGAGCCGGGCGCCCCGCTGCATCGCCTTCCGGATCTCCACGCCGATGATGGAGAAATTGAAACGCGTGTCGAGACCGACCGCCAGGATCCGGCTTGCGCGGTGGATCCCCTGGATCGAGACGGGGCGTCGCAGAAGCCCGGCCCAGGCGGCGAGACCGCCGCCGAGAACGTCCCGGGCCGTGCAGTCGACGGCGTTCACGCCCATGGCGGAGCGGGTGAATTTGCCCGCCGCGTAGAGCGACTCGTTGGTGCAGTCCGGAGAGACGATCATCGAGAAGGCGCCCGGTCGGAGCCCCTTCAACTTTCCGGCGGCGAGATCGATCGCCTCGTCCCAATCCTTTTCCTTCCAGTAGGCGCCCTCGCGGGAGAAGGGCTTGCGGGACCGGTCGAAGTGGTGCGTGACCTCGCCGACGCAGAACCGGCCCTTCACGCAGGCCTGGCCGTCGTTCACCTCCGGGTCGAGCACCGGCACGGCCGAGGAGAAACGTTTCTTGACGCGAAGGTATTCCATTTGGCAACCGATGGCGCAATAGGGACAGGTGGTGACGATCGAGTCGTCCGGCTTGCCGTCCCATTTGCTCGCCTTTTCGGCCAACGCGCCGGTGGGGCAGACGGTGATGCATGCGCCGCAGAACTCGCAGCCGGCCTCGATGTGGGAGCGGTCGTAGGCGGGGCCGACCTTGGAGCGGTTTCCGCGAAAGTTGAAGGAGAGGACCGCCGTGCCGCGCATCTCCTGGCACATGCGGATGCAGCGGCCGCAGAGGATGCAGATGTTGTAATCCCGATCGAAGAAGGGATCGCCCCGTTCCGGTTCGTAGCCCTTGTAGAGGACCGGGTATTGGATCTCCTCGATACCCAGCTCCTCCACGAGGTCCTGCAGCTCGCATTGCTTGTCGTTGGGACACCACCGGCAGCCGGTGGCGACGCCGGATTTCCGGACCGTGGTGGAGAACTCTTTGCACTCTTCCGCCTCACCGCAGACGAGGCAGCTCGAGGGGTGTTCGCTCAGGATCAGCTGGAGGACCTCCCGCCGGATCTCCCGGATCGCCACCGTGTCGGTCAGCACCTTCATGCCGTCCTTCGCTTCGGTGTTGCAGGAGAGCGGATAACCCCGCAGTCCCTCGATCTCGACGATGCAGAGTCGGCAGCCGCCGTAGGGGGAGAGGTCCTTGTGGGAGCAGAGCGTGGGAATGCGGATCCCGTTCATCTCCGCGGCGCGGTGGACGGTGACGCCCGCCGGGGCGTTTACCGCCCGCCCGTTGATTTCCAGTCGGATAGTCTCGCCGTTCTTGCTCATGCAGCACCTTCATGCGCTATGCCGCCGGGGGCGGCGGTAAGACGGTCGGTCGTCATTCGCGGTTCGGGGATGGGGAGAAGCCGCCGGGGGGCGCCGGATTCTCCGGGGTGGGGCGCGAGGGGGGCGACCCGCGTCGCGGCCGCGCCTCGGCGGCCGGTACGGGGGGGCGTGCTTCCGTAGATTCTCTTCATGTCGCTCCACGCGCGCGGGACGCGGACCGCTTTTGTCAGGACGTGATCACGATCGCGTCGCCGGCGATGGCGTCGAACCGGCAGATCTCGTAGCAGGCTCGACACTTGATGCACTTCTCCTCGTCGATGTTGTGCGGTTCCGAGCGGGGGCCGGTGATGGCGCCCGTCGGGCAGACGCGCACGCAGGACTGGCAGCCGGTGCATTTCCCCGGGATGACCCGGTAGATCACCAGGTCCCGGCAGACCGCCGCCGGACAGCGTTTTTCCTGCACGTGCGCCAGATACTCGTTGCGGAAATACTTGAGAGTCGAAAGGACCGGATTGGGCGCTGTCTGGCCGAGCCCGCAGAGCGAAGCGCCCCGGATTACCTCGCCGAGCGTTTCCAGTTTGCGGATGTCGTCGGGTTCCCCCTCGCCGCAGGTGATCCTGTCGAGAATGTTGTAGAGATGGCGCGTGCCTACCCGGCAGGGAACGCACTTGCCGCAGGACTCGGACTGGGTGAACCGGAGAAAGTACTTCGCCAGGTCCACCACGCAGGTGTCTTCGTCCAGCACGATGAGCCCGCCGGAGCCCATGATGGACCCCGCTTGGGCCAGGTTCTCGTAGGTGATCGGCGTGTCCAGGAACTCGGCGCTGAGGCACCCCCCGGAGGGGCCGCCGGTCTGCACCGCCTTGAAGGGCTTTTGCGTACCGCCGCCGATCTCCTCGATGATCGTGCGCAGCTTGGTCCCCAACGGCACCTCGATCAGGCCCGTGCGGCGTACCTTGCCGGCGAGGGCGAAGGTCTTCGTCCCCCGGCTCGTGTCGACGCCGTAGCGGGTGTACCACTCGGCGCCGTTTCGAATGATGTTCGGCAGCGTGCCGAGCGTCTCCACGTTGTTGATGATCGTCGGGCGGCCGTGGAGCCCGGACTGCGCGGGGAAGGGGGGGCGGCTGCTCGGCATGCCCCGTTTCCCCTCGATGCTGGCGATCAACGCCGTCTCCTCGCCGCAGACGAAGGCGCCCGCCCCCTCCTTGATGGTGATGTCGAGGGAGAAACCGCTCCCCAGGATGTTCTCTCCGAGGACGCCGATCTCCCGCATCTGCCCGATCGCCTCTTCGAGGCGTTGGATCGCGAGCGGGTATTCGGCGCGAATATAGATATAGGCCTGTGACGCGCCGATCGTGTAGGCGGCGAGAACGAGCCCCTCCAGCACCGCGTGGGGATCCCCCTCGATCAGGGAGCGGTTCATGAAGGCGCCCGGATCTCCCTCGTCGGCGTTGCAGATCATGTACTTCTGCCCATCACCCGCCTGGCGGCAAAAGTTCCACTTCATCCACGTCGGGAAGCCGGCCCCGCCGCGGCCGCGGAGACCGGATGCCTTCACGGTTTCCAGTACGTCCTCGGGTTTTCCGGCGAGCGCGCGTTCCAGCGCCCGGTAGCCGTCCCGGGCGAGGTAGTGGTCCAGGTCGGTCGGGTCGATGACGCCGCAGTTGCGCAGCACCAGCCGGACCTGGGGCTTCAGCATCGGGTGGTCGTGGAAGCGGGGCATCCCGTTCATCGCCCCCTCTTCGCCGAAGTGTCCCACCAGATCTCTCTCCGGCCACTCGCCGCCTTGGAAGACCTTCTCCAACAGGAACCGTGTCCGGCGCGGGTCCTGATTGGAGTAGCTCACCCGGGGTTTGCCCGGGAGTTTGATGTCCAGCAGAGGCTCGAGGTAACAGGGCCCGATGCACCCCACTTCCACGATCTCCGCGTCCACCCCGAGATCGCGAAGCGTCTGCTCCGCCTCGAGCCTGACGTCCATGCAGCCCGCGGCCCGCCCGCAGGACGCGGCGCCGACCAGGAGGATCGGTTTTTCGTTCCCCACGAAGTCGTTCCAAGCCGCGAGGGCCGCTTCTCTCCGTTTATCCAGCGTTCTCGTACTCATCCAACACATCCCTGAGCTTGAGGACAGACATCTGACTGTAGATTTTGTCGTCGATTTTCACGACCGGCGAAAGGGCGCAGCACCCGAGGCAGGCGACGAGTTCGAGATCGAATTTATTGTCCGGCGTGGTCTGGCCGGGTCCGATCCCGAGCCGGTGCTGAATGAAGGCGGAGAGCTGCTCGCCGCCGCGAACGTGACAGGCCGTTCCCATGCAAACCTGGATCGAGTGTTCGCCGGGCGGCCGGAAACGGAACTGGGCGTAGAAGGTGGCGACTCCATAGACTTCGTTTTCCGAGATCCGGAGTCGCTTGGAGATGGTGCGGATCGTTTCCGGTGAGATGTAGCCGTCGATTTCCTGGACTCTCTGCAAAAGGGGGATGAGGTCTCCTCGTCGGCCCGAGCTCTCGCTCAGGATCTTCAGAGCGGCTTCGGCTGGCATAGGCACCCCTTCGCTTGTTGTCGGGTGGTCCGCCGGGGAAGGCGGAGGCTCGTCATTCCCGTGCGTGGTCCTCCGGATCGGCCGGGTTACTCCAGCCCGAGGCCGTGCAACCGGATGGCCAACTTCCATGCGTCCTGATCGGTGGTGAATAGGCTGATGCCGGCGCGGTTCGCCAGTTCGATCACGTCCTCCGCCGGTCGTTTGCCGCGCACGTACACGACGGCGGAGACGTCGACCAGATTGGCGGAGGCGATCAGGCTCTTGTGAGTCTGAATGGTCAGGAGCAGGTTGCCCGCGTGAACGCCGGCCACAATGTCGCTGACCATGTCCGATATGAAGACCCCTTCGACCTCGCGGTCGAAAAGCTCGTTCAGAAGTCCCAGTTCCGCCTTGCCCTTCAGCTCGGAAACGTTCATGGCCTTTCCCTCTCTCTATCGTTTGCGTGCGGTCCGCCCCAGCGGCCGGACCGCGGCGGCTAATAAATCTCTTTCATCCCCACGTCGGCGATCACGTCTCCCTGGCAGACATCCACGGACTTCCATCGGATGCAGGGGGCGAATCGGACGCGTTTGCCGGGTGATTTGATGTTGCCGTTGAAATATTCCTCGAGGACGCGGATCTCCTCGTCGCTGACGCAAACGCCATTCTCGTGCATCGGATCGGAGCAGAGGGCCACGTAGATCCAGGTGCTTCCCCCCTCCGATTCGTCTTTCAGCTTGAGGACGTCGCAGTCCTCGGCGCACTCCGTGCAGAGCATCAGCCCGATCACGTTCTTCAGCTCCACTTTGATCCCGCACTTGGCGCACTGCAGGTTGAACCGGGTCGATTGCGCGCTGGCGAGAAAGCGCCAGCGGTGGCCTCCCTCCATGTAGGTGTCGAGGTGAGGTTGATCCTTCAAGGTGAAAAAAGAGGCGCGGCGGCCGCATCGGGTGCAACCCTCTGTGACCAAATAGCCGTTTTGCAGGTCCACGATCGTCCAATCGTGT includes:
- a CDS encoding 4Fe-4S binding protein — translated: MDVRLEAEQTLRDLGVDAEIVEVGCIGPCYLEPLLDIKLPGKPRVSYSNQDPRRTRFLLEKVFQGGEWPERDLVGHFGEEGAMNGMPRFHDHPMLKPQVRLVLRNCGVIDPTDLDHYLARDGYRALERALAGKPEDVLETVKASGLRGRGGAGFPTWMKWNFCRQAGDGQKYMICNADEGDPGAFMNRSLIEGDPHAVLEGLVLAAYTIGASQAYIYIRAEYPLAIQRLEEAIGQMREIGVLGENILGSGFSLDITIKEGAGAFVCGEETALIASIEGKRGMPSSRPPFPAQSGLHGRPTIINNVETLGTLPNIIRNGAEWYTRYGVDTSRGTKTFALAGKVRRTGLIEVPLGTKLRTIIEEIGGGTQKPFKAVQTGGPSGGCLSAEFLDTPITYENLAQAGSIMGSGGLIVLDEDTCVVDLAKYFLRFTQSESCGKCVPCRVGTRHLYNILDRITCGEGEPDDIRKLETLGEVIRGASLCGLGQTAPNPVLSTLKYFRNEYLAHVQEKRCPAAVCRDLVIYRVIPGKCTGCQSCVRVCPTGAITGPRSEPHNIDEEKCIKCRACYEICRFDAIAGDAIVITS
- the nuoE gene encoding NADH-quinone oxidoreductase subunit NuoE; the encoded protein is MPAEAALKILSESSGRRGDLIPLLQRVQEIDGYISPETIRTISKRLRISENEVYGVATFYAQFRFRPPGEHSIQVCMGTACHVRGGEQLSAFIQHRLGIGPGQTTPDNKFDLELVACLGCCALSPVVKIDDKIYSQMSVLKLRDVLDEYENAG
- a CDS encoding molybdopterin-dependent oxidoreductase gives rise to the protein MSKNGETIRLEINGRAVNAPAGVTVHRAAEMNGIRIPTLCSHKDLSPYGGCRLCIVEIEGLRGYPLSCNTEAKDGMKVLTDTVAIREIRREVLQLILSEHPSSCLVCGEAEECKEFSTTVRKSGVATGCRWCPNDKQCELQDLVEELGIEEIQYPVLYKGYEPERGDPFFDRDYNICILCGRCIRMCQEMRGTAVLSFNFRGNRSKVGPAYDRSHIEAGCEFCGACITVCPTGALAEKASKWDGKPDDSIVTTCPYCAIGCQMEYLRVKKRFSSAVPVLDPEVNDGQACVKGRFCVGEVTHHFDRSRKPFSREGAYWKEKDWDEAIDLAAGKLKGLRPGAFSMIVSPDCTNESLYAAGKFTRSAMGVNAVDCTARDVLGGGLAAWAGLLRRPVSIQGIHRASRILAVGLDTRFNFSIIGVEIRKAMQRGARLVTIGPRESNLARYADLWLRTEPGTEGTLVKALASGEGKERKAAAKPAGADPADVDRAAEILGSGEDLTVIVGPAMFRYSATGDLIAGLETLLERENVSLIPLYTGANTRGALEMGVFPELLPGPVAAGDSQGAAKIAKAWSVDLPADTGVRLEEIRSGAVRPEVIWLVGAHPGFERPDCDFLIVQDIFEPDFPCDLFLPAAGFAESEGTLTNVEGRVQAAPRIEELPDSVQFGRVRPDWWILGRVARALGAAGFDWESAEEVRREIAGVVDGFPEPGHEDRAVRTLRFPEGLGKNGGGARAAERGAKDFLLVLRPNGYTHRGTGLTARVEGLAVLQPENGFFLSAEDAENLGVKEGDRVRVRAGDAAGTAPARIEPELPRGVVYLYVPESVGGLADRKGLADLYRLNVNPCPVEVTKDVL
- the gltA gene encoding NADPH-dependent glutamate synthase — translated: MAEEKKPKKIIPERFDMPKQTPEERIRNFDEVALGFEMETAVLEAQRCLQCKKPPCVAGCPVEVPIPSFIGRLAERDFEGAVESLKSKNALPAVCGRVCPQEDQCEKLCILGKKHEPVSIGRLERFVADWEASAGDVKTPAKAKPTGKKVAVVGAGPAGITVAADLAALGHEVVMYEALHAPGGVLIYGIPEFRLPKRIVQREMEYVKRLGVEIHYDYVVGKTRTIDSLLEEFDAIFVGSGAGLPWFLGIPGENLNGVYSANEYLTRVNLMKGYLFPDFDTPIKRPRKVATIGGGNVAMDCARTALRLGADESHIVYRRSMEELPARYEEVENAEEEGVIFDILHLPTKIIGNESGWVKGMECLKMKLGEPDDSGRRRPVPIEGSEFFLEADAVVVAIGNSPNPLITKTTPQLETGRKGNIEADQETGRTSMEKIWAGGDVVTGAATVIMAMGAGRKAARSMHEYLTGP
- a CDS encoding sulfide/dihydroorotate dehydrogenase-like FAD/NAD-binding protein; this translates as MSYKVIERRMIVPNIHELVVEAPDVARSIQPGQFIIVRPNDKGERIPLSVSDFDAESGALTSFFQEVGESTSKLALLRAGDTIPTYVGPLGEATEVENYGTVLLVGGCFGIGSLYPIARTLKEAGNRVFMVSEARSTYLLYWQDRYKKLVDGVFTITRDGTHGAKGHVENITELLGREEIRPDRVIVNGCTFLMKRVSDITRPLGLKTVVSMNPIMIDGTGMCGVCRLSVGGEIKFACVDGPDFDGHLIDWDEFLARRKTYNEEETAPLRKSDVGTVHHGGCCSRS